A genomic stretch from Arachis stenosperma cultivar V10309 chromosome 3, arast.V10309.gnm1.PFL2, whole genome shotgun sequence includes:
- the LOC130970239 gene encoding dynamin-like protein ARC5 isoform X2, producing the protein MEGTRHNQHHVDDDDGGEDQCQWRLYEAYNELHALAQDLHTPFDAPAVLVVGHQSDGKSALVEALMGFQFNHVGGGTKTRRPITLHMKYDPNSHSPSCFLVSDSDPSLSHHKSLPEIQAYIEAENERLERDSCQFSAKEIIIRVEYKYCPNLTIIDTPGLIAPAPGRKNRALQAHARAVESLVRAKMQHKEFIILCLEDCSDWSNATTRRVVMQIDPELSRTVIVSTKLDTRIPQFARPSDVEVFLSPPACTLDGCILGDSPFFTSVPSGRVGSGSDSVYRFNDEFKQAVCFREIEDVSSLEEKLGRSLSKQERNRIGVSKLRLFLEEMLKQRYINNVPLIIPLLEKEYRSATRKLSDINQELSSLDEVKLKEKGRTFNDLFLTKLSLLLKGTVVAPPDKFGETLQDERTNGGAFVGADGVQIPHKLIPNAGMRLYGGAQYHRAMAEFRFVVGGIKCPPITREEIVNACGVEDIHDGTNYSRTACVIAVAKARDTFEPFLHQLGSRLLHILKRLLPISVYLLQKDGEYLSGHEVFLRRVASAFNNFAESTEKSCHEKCLEDLVSTTRYVSWSLHNKSRAGLRQFLDSFGGTEHSNVNNNPTATTLPQTIPQEKEDTRPQPDVKLSHLASGTDSSTSIQTTETKLADLLDSTLWNRRLAPSSERIVYGLVQQIFHGIREYFLVSTELKYNCFLLMPIVDKLPALLREDLESAFEDDLDNIFDITNLQNSLGQQKRDMEIELKRIRRLKEKFRMIHEQLILHLAI; encoded by the exons ATGGAGGGAACAAGACACAACCAGCATCACGTTGATGATGACGATGGCGGCGAGGACCAGTGCCAGTGGCGTCTCTACGAAGCTTACAACGAGCTGCACGCACTCGCCCAGGACCTCCACACTCCCTTCGACGCCCCCGCCGTCCTCGTCGTCGGCCACCAGTCCGACGGCAAGAGCGCACTCGTCGAGGCCCTCATGGGCTTCCAGTTCAACCATGTCGGCGGCGGCACCAAGACCCGCCGCCCCATCACCCTCCACATGAAGTACGACCCCAATTCCCATTCCCCTTCCTGCTTTCTCGTCTCTGACTCCGACCCTTCGCTTTCTCACCACAAGTCCCTTCCCGAAATTCAG GCTTATATTGAAGCTGAGAATGAGAGGTTGGAGCGTGATTCTTGCCAATTCTCTGCTAAGGAGATAATAATTAGAGTGGAGTACAAGTATTGCCCCAACCTTACCATCATTGACACTCCTGGACTCATTGCTCCTGCTCCTGGTCGAAAAAATAGGGCATTGCAG GCCCATGCGCGTGCCGTCGAGTCTCTGGTGCGAGCCAAAATGCAGCACAAGGAGTTTATTATATTGTGCCTTGAAGATTGTAGTGACTGGAGCAATGCTACTACAAGGCGCGTTGTGATGCAG ATTGATCCTGAGCTGTCAAGGACTGTAATTGTCTCAACTAAGCTAGATACTAGGATACCTCAATTTGCCCGCCCGTCCGATGTTGAAGTTTTCCTTTCACCACCTGCATGTACCCTCGATGGCTGCATTCTGGGTGACTCTCCCTTCTTCACGTCTGTGCCTTCTGGAAGAGTTGGTTCTGGAAGTGATTCTGTATACAGGTTCAATGATGAATTCAAACAG GCTGTATGCTTTAGAGAGATAGAGGATGTTTCATCTTTGGAGGAGAAATTGGGAAGGTCATTATCAAAGCAAGAAAGAAATAGGATAGGTGTGAGCAAACTTAGGTTGTTTTTGGAAGAGATGCTAAAACAGAG GTATATAAATAATGTTCCATTGATCATTCCACTTCTTGAGAAGGAGTACCGAAGTGCAACAAGGAAATTGAGCGATATAAATCAAGAACTGAG CTCACTTGATGAAGTAAAACTGAAGGAGAAAGGAAGAACTTTTAATGATCTATTCTTGACCaag TTGTCGTTGCTACTTAAAGGGACAGTAGTTGCACCTCCTGATAAGTTTG GTGAAACATTACAAGATGAGCGAACAAATGGAGGTGCATTTGTTGGTGCTGATGGTGTTCAGATCCCTCACAAGCTAATACCT AATGCTGGGATGCGCCTTTATGGCGGTGCACAATATCATCGGGCAATGGCTGAATTTCGTTTTGTCGTTGGAGGAATCAAGTGTCCCCCTATTACTCGGGAGGAAatagtaaatgcttgtggtgttgAAGATATTCATGATGGAACAAACTACTCTAG GACTGCTTGTGTAATTGCTGTTGCAAAGGCTCGTGACACATTTGAACCATTCCTTCATCAG TTGGGTTCTAGATTGTTGCACATACTCAAGAGATTGCTTCCAATCTCTGTTTATCTTCTTCAG AAAGATGGTGAGTACCTGAGTGGCCATGAGGTGTTCCTCAGGCGCGTTGCTTCCGCCTTCAACAACTTTGCAGAATCTACTGAAAAGTCATGCCATGAAAA ATGTTTGGAGGACTTGGTAAGCACCACACGATATGTCTCATGGTCTCTCCACAATAAG AGTCGGGCTGGATTACGTCAGTTCTTAGATTCATTTGGTGGAACAGAACATTCCAATGTTAATAATAATCCTACAGCAACTACTTTGCCACAAACAATTCCACAAGAGAAAGAAGACACAAGGCCACAACCAGATGTAAAGCTCAGCCATTTGGCCTCTGGCACTGATTCAAGCACTTCTATTCAGACAACAGAAACAAAGCTTGCTGACCTTCTGGATAGCACACTTTGGAATCGCAGGCTCGCTCCTTCATCTGAAAGGATTGTTTATGGTTTGGTGCAACAAATATTTCATGGCATTAGAGAGTATTTCTTGGTTTCCACAGAATTAAAG TATAACTGTTTCCTTTTGATGCCCATTGTGGATAAGTTGCCTGCACTTCTTCGGGAAGACCTAGAGTCTGCTTTTGAGGATGACCTGGATAATATTTTTGACATAACTAATCTGCAGAACTCCTTGGGACAGCAGAAGAGAGATATGGAAATTGAGCTGAAAAGG ATCAGGAGGCTCAAAGAGAAGTTCAGGATGATACACGAGCAGTTGATTCTACATCTAGCAATCTGA
- the LOC130968813 gene encoding uncharacterized protein LOC130968813, whose protein sequence is MDLNKKAAQSPYDAELRKNDNFGDTTLCLNGIGFGETMTNYRCTKSNLGMKFQNASDDGCRLVLGLGPTPMAYDDDYNHLGFNKKKNSDSPFPQHMPSECDSILQLGLSGGNNEASSVLECSGSTEADVNMSHFSSQTFAENNYSTSRVPVVDEGSTSAKKSGGYMPSLLLAPRMDNVKSSVQPQELILATNHQLSLETSSATTYSHGDGSSLQATGITSDIRTSNPKRCRFFGCTKGARGASGLCIGHGGGQRCQKPGCNKGAESRTAYCKAHGGGRRCQHLGCTKSAEGKTDYCIAHGGGRRCGFPGGCTKAARGKSGLCIRHGGGKRCRIDGCTRSAEGQAGLCISHGGGRRCQYQGCTKGAQGSTLFCKAHGGGKRCSFAGCTKGAEGSTPLCKAHGGGKRCLFNGGGICPKSVHGGTNFCVAHGGGKRCAVAGCTKSARGRTDCCVRHGGGKRCKFEGCGKSAQGSTDFCKAHGGGKRCSWGDGKCEKFARGKSGLCAAHSSLVQERETIKGSLIAPGIFRGLVPSASTVCSSFDNNNSSSGVSVVSDSYDSMETPAKRQQLIPKEVLVPLSMKSPSYPNLFTTSKKPEQDRNSHGFAAGSSGVRKGFELPEGRVHGGDLMLYFGGNLKNALDGI, encoded by the coding sequence ATGGATTTAAACAAGAAAGCTGCACAATCTCCTTATGATGCTGAACTTAGGAAAAATGATAACTTTGGTGATACTACATTATGCTTGAATGGCATTGGATTTGGAGAAACCATGACTAATTATAGATGTACAAAGAGCAATCTTGGGATGAAATTTCAAAATGCTTCTGATGATGGCTGCAGATTGGTTCTGGGGTTGGGCCCAACCCCGATGGCATATGACGATGACTACAACCATTTGGGGTTtaataagaagaaaaattcAGATAGCCCTTTTCCTCAGCACATGCCATCTGAATGTGATTCAATCCTTCAACTTGGTCTTTCTGGTGGAAATAATGAGGCATCAAGCGTGTTGGAGTGCTCAGGTTCAACTGAGGCTGATGTAAATATGTCGCACTTTTCAAGCCAAACATTTGCtgaaaataattattcaacTTCAAGGGTTCCTGTTGTTGATGAGGGTTCTACCTCAGCAAAGAAATCAGGTGGTTATATGCCATCACTTCTTTTAGCTCCAAGAATGGATAATGTTAAAAGCTCGGTGCAGCCTCAAGAACTAATTCTTGCTACAAATCACCAGCTGTCCCTGGAAACATCTAGTGCTACCACTTACTCTCATGGAGACGGATCTAGTCTCCAGGCTACAGGCATAACTTCAGATATCCGAACAAGCAATCCTAAGAGGTGTAGGTTTTTTGGCTGTACAAAGGGAGCTCGAGGTGCTTCAGGGCTTTGTATCGGACATGGGGGTGGACAAAGATGTCAGAAACCAGGATGCAACAAAGGCGCTGAGAGCCGCACTGCTTATTGTAAGGCACATGGCGGAGGGAGGAGGTGCCAGCACTTGGGCTGTACTAAAAGTGCTGAGGGCAAGACAGATTATTGCATAGCACATGGTGGTGGTAGGCGTTGTGGGTTTCCAGGAGGGTGTACAAAAGCTGCGCGAGGTAAGTCAGGACTCTGCATTAGACATGGAGGAGGCAAGAGATGTAGGATAGATGGTTGCACCCGAAGTGCTGAGGGGCAAGCTGGATTGTGCATTTCTCATGGGGGTGGACGCCGTTGTCAGTACCAGGGATGTACCAAGGGTGCACAAGGGAGCACCTTGTTCTGCAAAGCACATGGCGGTGGGAAGCGTTGCTCATTTGCAGGTTGTACCAAAGGTGCTGAAGGGAGCACCCCATTGTGCAAGGCACACGGTGGAGGAAAACGCTGCCTTTTCAATGGTGGTGGTATTTGCCCAAAGAGTGTACATGGTGGCACAAACTTCTGTGTTGCTCATGGTGGTGGAAAGAGGTGTGCTGTTGCAGGATGCACCAAGAGTGCACGTGGCCGTACTGATTGCTGTGTGAGGCATGGTGGAGGGAAGCGGTGCAAGTttgaaggatgtgggaagagcgCACAGGGGAGCACAGATTTTTGCAAGGCACATGGTGGAGGAAAGAGATGTAGCTGGGGAGATGGAAAATGTGAGAAATTTGCAAGGGGAAAGAGTGGGCTTTGTGCTGCACACAGCAGCTTGGTCCAAGAGCGTGAAACTATCAAGGGAAGTCTCATTGCTCCGGGAATTTTCCGTGGTCTTGTTCCTTCTGCTTCCACTGTCTGTAGCAGCTTTGATAACAATAATTCTTCTTCAGGGGTTAGCGTTGTCTCTGATTCCTATGATTCTATGGAAACACCAGCGAAAAGGCAGCAACTCATACCCAAGGAGGTGCTAGTTCCACTTTCAATGAAATCACCATCTTATCCAAACCTTTTTACTACTTCCAAGAAGCCAGAGCAGGATAGAAACAGCCACGGTTTTGCTGCCGGTAGCAGTGGCGTGCGGAAAGGCTTTGAACTGCCAGAGGGAAGGGTCCACGGTGGAGACCTCATGCTGTATTTTGGAGGGAATCTCAAGAACGCACTTGATGGAATCTGA
- the LOC130968814 gene encoding 15-cis-phytoene desaturase, chloroplastic/chromoplastic produces MTIITLPLSLPCSNPFISLSSYPKRIRFNPQSSSQLSPITSSPSPPSLPKTGVIVIGAGLAGLAAATHLNSKNIPFLLLEASDAIGGRVRTDIVDGFRLDRGFQIFITAYPEAQKLLDYQSLNLQKFYSGARIFYDDQFHTVADPLRHFLDSARSLANPIGSLVDKLLIGSTRIGVLTRSDEDILSAEEVPTIELLKKLGFSDSIIGRFFRPFFGGIFFDRELQTTSRLFDFIFKCLALGDNTIPANGISAIPEQLAARLPSGSVLLNSKAVSVEIDGVVLPSVRLQSGEVLTSELGVIVAVEEPVAAQLLAGRNGPVPKKPARSTVCIYFSANRDEIPVSDPVLFLNGSGKGIVNNMFFATNVAPSYGPPDKALISVSLIGLFEGETDDELANKVVQELSGWFGERVVREWKYLRTYRVGFAQPNQCPPTDLSKNPRIESGLYVCGDYLASATFDGALVSGRRAAECLLKDRALTPP; encoded by the coding sequence ATGACTATCATCACCCTCCCCCTCTCCCTCCCTTGCTCCAATCCCTTCATCTCCCTCTCTTCTTATCCCAAACGAATCAGATTTAATCCCCAATCCTCTTCACAGCTCTCTCCCATCACTTCCTCCCCATCACCACCGTCCCTCCCCAAAACCGGAGTCATTGTCATTGGCGCTGGACTCGCCGGGCTCGCCGCTGCCACCCACCTCAACTCCAAAAACATCCCCTTCCTCCTCCTCGAAGCTTCCGATGCCATCGGCGGCCGCGTTCGCACCGACATTGTCGACGGCTTCCGCCTAGATCGTGGCTTCCAAATCTTCATTACCGCCTACCCCGAAGCCCAGAAGCTACTGGACTATCAATCTCTCAACCTCCAAAAGTTCTACTCCGGCGCCCGTATCTTCTATGATGATCAGTTTCACACCGTCGCCGACCCCCTCCGCCACTTCTTGGACTCCGCCAGGTCCCTCGCCAACCCAATCGGATCCCTCGTCGATAAGCTCCTCATTGGATCCACTCGAATTGGAGTCCTCACCAGATCTGACGAAGATATTCTATCCGCAGAGGAGGTTCCCACCATCGAACTTCTGAAGAAGCTTGGATTTTCCGATTCAATTATCGGGCGATTCTTCCGCCCCTTTTTCGGTGGAATCTTCTTTGATAGAGAGCTCCAAACGACGTCGCGCTTGTTTGACTTCATCTTCAAGTGCCTTGCCCTCGGGGACAACACTATCCCTGCGAACGGCATATCGGCGATTCCGGAGCAGCTGGCAGCCAGGTTGCCGTCCGGCTCAGTCCTCCTGAACTCGAAGGCCGTTTCTGTCGAAATCGACGGCGTCGTATTGCCTAGCGTGAGGTTGCAGAGCGGCGAGGTTTTGACTAGCGAGCTTGGTGTTATCGTGGCGGTTGAAGAACCGGTAGCGGCTCAGTTATTGGCGGGAAGGAACGGTCCGGTTCCGAAAAAACCGGCCCGTAGCACGGTCTGTATTTATTTTAGTGCGAACCGGGATGAGATACCGGTTAGTGATCCGGTTCTGTTTCTGAATGGGTCGGGTAAGGGGATTGTGAATAACATGTTCTTTGCGACCAACGTGGCTCCATCATATGGACCACCCGATAAGGCTCTGATTTCAGTATCCCTGATTGGGCTATTTGAGGGTGAGACTGATGATGAACTAGCGAATAAGGTGGTCCAAGAGCTCTCGGGTTGGTTTGGAGAGAGAGTGGTTCGTGAGTGGAAGTACTTGAGGACTTACCGGGTCGGATTTGCCCAACCCAATCAGTGCCCGCCCACGGATCTTAGTAAGAACCCGAGAATTGAGTCCGGTTTGTATGTTTGCGGTGACTATTTGGCGTCTGCCACGTTTGATGGCGCTTTGGTCTCTGGGAGGAGAGCTGCAGAGTGTTTGTTGAAGGATAGGGCCTTAACTCCGCCTTAA
- the LOC130968816 gene encoding uncharacterized protein LOC130968816, protein MESARSSGKMKASKVKASNENLSPLQKEMDDQRGRYLQSLTMSPRLQVQPFAENIDVGSPLARYLFAGSPSGKSVTRGDAFTSPTYGSGKYKSSKSSGSSSYGPRSRLSLSPLSSVENLEIAPMYRTPVKVDEEVLVMDDILVRSTSGGKSGRSSSSSGRGSSSSSSSSPSPWVKNAFKTEGYKAWDESGNCRSNAKSQSGYEKEEVHQTRLSMKAFEAQAGKSSLSAGSDAYGSNSRTVQHHNAAAECLGTTSQPASPVKPEPPRTLAHAYPNTLSDWSPLDDGMIVFLGSDIAASKEEVDSYISSVLYGHAAKRRLPVFVELCKKGIN, encoded by the exons ATGGAAAGCGCGCGAAGCAGCGGCAAGATGAAGGCTTCGAAGGTGAAGGCTTCAAACGAAAACCTTTCGCCGCTGCAGAAGGAGATGGACGATCAGAGAGGACGCTACCTCCAATCTTTGACGATGAGCCCAAGGCTCCAAGTCCAACCGTTCGCCGAGAACATCGATGTCGGCTCGCCGCTTGCGCGATACTTATTCGCCGGATCTCCCTCCGGCAAGTCCGTGACTCGCGGCGATGCCTTCACTTCTCCGACGTACGGCTCCGGCAAGTACAAGTCCTCAAAAAGTTCGGGGAGTAGCAGTTACGGTCCACGCAGTAGGTTGTCGCTCTCGCCGCTTTCTTCAGTGGAGAACCTGGAGATCGCTCCGATGTATAGAACGCCTGTGAAGGTGGACGAGGAAGTTCTTGTGATGGATGATATCCTCGTTAGGTCAACGTCGGGAGGTAAAAGCGGAAGATCTTCATCTTCCTCTGGGCGCGGTTCCTCTTCCTCATCGTCATCTTCACCGTCGCCGTGGGTGAAGAACGCATTCAAAACGGAGGGTTACAAAGCATGGGATGAATCAGGAAACTGCCGCAGTAACGCCAAAAGCCAG TCTggatatgaaaaagaagaggttCATCAAACTCGTCTCTCCATGAAGGCCTTCGAG GCACAGGCTGGCAAGTCTTCTTTGAGTGCAGGATCAGACGCATATGGCTCAAATAGCCGGACTGTTCAACATCACAATGCAGCAGCTGAATGTTTAGGCACAACATCCCAACCAGCTTCACCAGTCAAACCTGAGCCTCCCCGAACCCTTGCCCATGCCTACCCGAACACTTTGAGTGACTGGTCACCTCTGGATGATGGCATGATTGTTTTCCTTGGTTCTGATATAGCTGCATCAAAGGAAGAAGTTGATTCATATATTTCTAGTGTTCTCTATGGCCATGCTGCTAAACGGAGACTGCCGGTGTTTGTGGAACTTTGCAAAAAGGGAATTAATTGA
- the LOC130970239 gene encoding dynamin-like protein ARC5 isoform X1 — translation MEGTRHNQHHVDDDDGGEDQCQWRLYEAYNELHALAQDLHTPFDAPAVLVVGHQSDGKSALVEALMGFQFNHVGGGTKTRRPITLHMKYDPNSHSPSCFLVSDSDPSLSHHKSLPEIQAYIEAENERLERDSCQFSAKEIIIRVEYKYCPNLTIIDTPGLIAPAPGRKNRALQAHARAVESLVRAKMQHKEFIILCLEDCSDWSNATTRRVVMQIDPELSRTVIVSTKLDTRIPQFARPSDVEVFLSPPACTLDGCILGDSPFFTSVPSGRVGSGSDSVYRFNDEFKQAVCFREIEDVSSLEEKLGRSLSKQERNRIGVSKLRLFLEEMLKQRYINNVPLIIPLLEKEYRSATRKLSDINQELSSLDEVKLKEKGRTFNDLFLTKLSLLLKGTVVAPPDKFGETLQDERTNGGAFVGADGVQIPHKLIPNAGMRLYGGAQYHRAMAEFRFVVGGIKCPPITREEIVNACGVEDIHDGTNYSRTACVIAVAKARDTFEPFLHQLGSRLLHILKRLLPISVYLLQKDGEYLSGHEVFLRRVASAFNNFAESTEKSCHEKCLEDLVSTTRYVSWSLHNKSRAGLRQFLDSFGGTEHSNVNNNPTATTLPQTIPQEKEDTRPQPDVKLSHLASGTDSSTSIQTTETKLADLLDSTLWNRRLAPSSERIVYGLVQQIFHGIREYFLVSTELKYNCFLLMPIVDKLPALLREDLESAFEDDLDNIFDITNLQNSLGQQKRDMEIELKRVFRNSCDMVFVEIRRLKEKFRMIHEQLILHLAI, via the exons ATGGAGGGAACAAGACACAACCAGCATCACGTTGATGATGACGATGGCGGCGAGGACCAGTGCCAGTGGCGTCTCTACGAAGCTTACAACGAGCTGCACGCACTCGCCCAGGACCTCCACACTCCCTTCGACGCCCCCGCCGTCCTCGTCGTCGGCCACCAGTCCGACGGCAAGAGCGCACTCGTCGAGGCCCTCATGGGCTTCCAGTTCAACCATGTCGGCGGCGGCACCAAGACCCGCCGCCCCATCACCCTCCACATGAAGTACGACCCCAATTCCCATTCCCCTTCCTGCTTTCTCGTCTCTGACTCCGACCCTTCGCTTTCTCACCACAAGTCCCTTCCCGAAATTCAG GCTTATATTGAAGCTGAGAATGAGAGGTTGGAGCGTGATTCTTGCCAATTCTCTGCTAAGGAGATAATAATTAGAGTGGAGTACAAGTATTGCCCCAACCTTACCATCATTGACACTCCTGGACTCATTGCTCCTGCTCCTGGTCGAAAAAATAGGGCATTGCAG GCCCATGCGCGTGCCGTCGAGTCTCTGGTGCGAGCCAAAATGCAGCACAAGGAGTTTATTATATTGTGCCTTGAAGATTGTAGTGACTGGAGCAATGCTACTACAAGGCGCGTTGTGATGCAG ATTGATCCTGAGCTGTCAAGGACTGTAATTGTCTCAACTAAGCTAGATACTAGGATACCTCAATTTGCCCGCCCGTCCGATGTTGAAGTTTTCCTTTCACCACCTGCATGTACCCTCGATGGCTGCATTCTGGGTGACTCTCCCTTCTTCACGTCTGTGCCTTCTGGAAGAGTTGGTTCTGGAAGTGATTCTGTATACAGGTTCAATGATGAATTCAAACAG GCTGTATGCTTTAGAGAGATAGAGGATGTTTCATCTTTGGAGGAGAAATTGGGAAGGTCATTATCAAAGCAAGAAAGAAATAGGATAGGTGTGAGCAAACTTAGGTTGTTTTTGGAAGAGATGCTAAAACAGAG GTATATAAATAATGTTCCATTGATCATTCCACTTCTTGAGAAGGAGTACCGAAGTGCAACAAGGAAATTGAGCGATATAAATCAAGAACTGAG CTCACTTGATGAAGTAAAACTGAAGGAGAAAGGAAGAACTTTTAATGATCTATTCTTGACCaag TTGTCGTTGCTACTTAAAGGGACAGTAGTTGCACCTCCTGATAAGTTTG GTGAAACATTACAAGATGAGCGAACAAATGGAGGTGCATTTGTTGGTGCTGATGGTGTTCAGATCCCTCACAAGCTAATACCT AATGCTGGGATGCGCCTTTATGGCGGTGCACAATATCATCGGGCAATGGCTGAATTTCGTTTTGTCGTTGGAGGAATCAAGTGTCCCCCTATTACTCGGGAGGAAatagtaaatgcttgtggtgttgAAGATATTCATGATGGAACAAACTACTCTAG GACTGCTTGTGTAATTGCTGTTGCAAAGGCTCGTGACACATTTGAACCATTCCTTCATCAG TTGGGTTCTAGATTGTTGCACATACTCAAGAGATTGCTTCCAATCTCTGTTTATCTTCTTCAG AAAGATGGTGAGTACCTGAGTGGCCATGAGGTGTTCCTCAGGCGCGTTGCTTCCGCCTTCAACAACTTTGCAGAATCTACTGAAAAGTCATGCCATGAAAA ATGTTTGGAGGACTTGGTAAGCACCACACGATATGTCTCATGGTCTCTCCACAATAAG AGTCGGGCTGGATTACGTCAGTTCTTAGATTCATTTGGTGGAACAGAACATTCCAATGTTAATAATAATCCTACAGCAACTACTTTGCCACAAACAATTCCACAAGAGAAAGAAGACACAAGGCCACAACCAGATGTAAAGCTCAGCCATTTGGCCTCTGGCACTGATTCAAGCACTTCTATTCAGACAACAGAAACAAAGCTTGCTGACCTTCTGGATAGCACACTTTGGAATCGCAGGCTCGCTCCTTCATCTGAAAGGATTGTTTATGGTTTGGTGCAACAAATATTTCATGGCATTAGAGAGTATTTCTTGGTTTCCACAGAATTAAAG TATAACTGTTTCCTTTTGATGCCCATTGTGGATAAGTTGCCTGCACTTCTTCGGGAAGACCTAGAGTCTGCTTTTGAGGATGACCTGGATAATATTTTTGACATAACTAATCTGCAGAACTCCTTGGGACAGCAGAAGAGAGATATGGAAATTGAGCTGAAAAGGGTATTTCGTAATTCATGTGACATGGTTTTTGTTGAG ATCAGGAGGCTCAAAGAGAAGTTCAGGATGATACACGAGCAGTTGATTCTACATCTAGCAATCTGA